A region from the Triticum aestivum cultivar Chinese Spring chromosome 3D, IWGSC CS RefSeq v2.1, whole genome shotgun sequence genome encodes:
- the LOC123073622 gene encoding uncharacterized protein has translation MKRLQHSEVDAGICRRRSPRLHPQIHASDEGATVVSRRSTRLHPQTHTSDDGARVIRRPRGCRGNLLDNNDDMLWEILLRLPPQPSSLLRASTVCKRWRRVATDPDFLRCFRAHHRKAPLLGLLVCGNNHEKEFHSVMDPPNRIPPKRFILGHYNKPRYYVLSCRHGRVLIEDIKSKEVVVCDPITGEQHRLSVPPEFDMNNLSGAVLCAAGEQGHVHGSCHSSPFKVVMLSMYIHNNRRPLVRVFSSETGKWGNLISIETQPKTIYGPCSSNTLVGNAVYWLSRYGRDDIVEFDLEGQNLSLIKGPRRMNDFGICQCQIIQIDDSIVGVAILSYHDIQVWRREVNSEGVSIWFSQRTVALHNILNTLPQISETIPWNKLMGYDEDTNAIFLYMHNSAYMIQLKSMHSTKLDVRYSREYYPFRSFYLQGTTIAGGTNGAKKLG, from the exons ATGAAACGCCTCCAACACAGCGAGGTGGACGCCGGAATATGCCGCCGCCGTAGCCCACGCCTTCATCCCCAAATCCACGCCAGTGATGAGGGTGCCACAGTGGTCAGCCGACGCAGCACGCGTCTCCATCCCCAGACCCACACGAGCGACGACGGAGCCCGAGTAATCCGCCGCCCCCGCGGCTGCCGCGGCAACTTGCTGGACAACAATGATGATATGCTCTGGGAGATCCTACTTCGCCTCCCGCCGCAACCGTCCTCCCTTCTGCGCGCATCCACGGTCTGCAAGCGCTGGCGACGTGTCGCCACAGACCCCGACTTCCTCCGCTGCTTCCGTGCTCACCACCGGAAGGCACCCCTCCTCGGCTTGCTCGTGTGTGGCAACAACCACGAGAAGGAGTTCCACTCGGTCATGGATCCTCCCAATCGCATCCCTCCGAAGCGCTTCATCCTTGGACACTACAATAAACCACGTTACTATGTGCTCAGTTGCCGCCACGGTAGGGTCCTCATTGAAGACATCAAGAGTAAAGAGGTCGTTGTGTGCGACCCCATCACAGGCGAGCAACATCGTCTGTCCGTTCCACCAGAGTTCGACATGAACAATCTCAGCGGGGCCGTGCTATGCGCCGCCGGCGAGCAGGGCCATGTGCACGGCAGCTGCCACTCCAGCCCCTTCAAAGTAGTCATGTTGTCCATGTACATACATAATAATCGACGACCTCTGGTCCGTGTATTCTCCTCAGAGACCGGCAAATGGGGCAATCTCATCTCAATAGAGACTCAACCTAAGACTATTTATGGCCCTTGCAGTTCCAATACCCTTGTTGGTAATGCCGTTTACTGGTTGTCTAGGTATGGGAGAGACGATATAGTTGAGTTTGATTTGGAGGGGCAGAACCTTAGCCTGATCAAGGGGCCTCGCAGGATGAATGATTTTGGCATATGTCAGTGTCAGATTATCCAGATAGATGATAgtattgttggtgttgccattttatCTTACCATGACATTCAAGTGTGGCGGAGGGAGGTCAATTCTGAAGGTGTTTCCATATGGTTTTCCCAAAGGACAGTTGCATTGCATAACATTCTTAACACCCTTCCTCAAATTTCGGAAACGATACCATGGAACAAACTGATGGGGTATGATGAGGATACCAATGCAATATTTTTATATATGCACAATAGTGCCTATATGATTCAACTCAAGTCAATGCATTCCACAAAACTTGATGTACGATATTCTAGGGAGTACTATCCTTTTAGGAGTTTCTACCTACAAG GCACAACCATTGCTGGTGGAACTAATGGAGCTAAAAAGTTAGGATGA